Below is a genomic region from Phycisphaerae bacterium.
ACCGCGAGCATACCACTCGCTCGTCAACCACTTATTTCCGGCGACAGGGGCAATTCGTAAAAAGCCGGGCAAGTTTTTTTTGTTAGGTCGTCACCTGGAGCACATAACTCATTGTTTAGAATGATGTTATGCGCGATTACCGTCGCATAAGGAGGCTATCGGTTCTATGATTCCCCTGTCGCCAGCCACGAGATCTCCGCCGGGCCACGGGTGACCACAGCGGGTTCGGACCAAGTTCGGGCTTGACACGGCCGTGTGCGCGGTGACAATACGGGTCAACTTGGGAGTATCGCTCATGTCGCGCGCGGGACACAAGTCAGGGAAGGGCTCGCCCGCTAACACAGAACGTAAGCGGCACCAAACCTCCCCAGCTCCCGCAAGCCACCGATGGACGAAACTCGGTTACCTGGCGACTTTCGTAATCGGCGCTGGCGTCACCGCCGCAGCCTTCGTAGCTGTTAGCCGAGCCCGGCCGAACCAGCCGCCAGTTCAGGAAGTGTCCCAGTCCATACCCGCCTCGCACTACGACCTCCTGGCCATGACGCCCGAGCAACTCGCCAAGATCGATGTCGCCCTGGTGAACCTGCTCTGCGCTAAAGGTCTACCCGGCGCCGAGAACCTCGACATCCCCGCTATCCTGGCCAAGCTCGATGAATGGGCCGCCAAGGTCAAGTTCGAGACGCTGCGCCACCTATACCGCGTGACCGATCCTCGTTACGCCGAGCACTATAACCACTCGGAAGCGCGCCTGCGGGCTGAGTTCATCGTCCAGTGCCTCCAGGAGGATTGCGGCGTTCGGTACAACCCGGATCGCATCTACGAACCTGACTTCCGAGATTCTCGCGATATGTTCCTTCACGGGATGCTGCCGGGTGCCAACGGCGGTACCTGCGCTTCCATGCCAGTCATGTACGTGGCCATTGGCAGACGGCTCGGTTACCCGATGAAGCTCGTGGCAACCAGGGAGCACTTATTCTGCCGCTGGGATGACGGCAAGGAGCGGTTCAACATCGAGGGAGCGACCAATGGGGGCGTCAGCTACCATCCGGACGAGTACTACCGTAGCTGGCCGAAGCCGTTGAGCGAGGCCGATATGGCGACCGGCGTGTTTCTCACGTCGATGTCACCAGAGGCGGAACTGGCCGACTTTCTGCACCATCGCGGCATGTGCATGCATCAGAATGGCCGATTGACAGAGGCCCGCGCGGCCTTCGCCGAAGCCCACCGCCTGCAACCCCGAGATACCAACACATTCACGGCGCTGCGAGTGGTCTGCGGAGCGGTCCCGCGACCGAGGTATGCCCAGAACCCAGCTGCGGAAGCTTGGCAGTACGGACCGAGGCCGCCCGATCCCGACGACCCGACAGCCCAAATCTATCAACAAATGACGGGACCATCGGTCGGGACATACGGGCAGCCGGTACAGCCGGGAGCTCCCACGCAACATCAGCCCGGAATCCCGAACTATTCGGGGCATCCGGGCGTTCCTGGCCAACCCCAACAGCCAGGTTTTGCAGGACAGCATCAAACAGGTTATCCTAACGCCAGTCGGTAGGCGACATTGAGAGGTAAAGAAAATGCGTCAAAGAAACGTTCTTACGATCGGGATGGGATTGCTCGTTTCCGTATTGATGGCCGACGCCGCCTCGGCCTACTATAGCCCACGCCTGGGCCGCTTCCTGAACCGAGACCCGATTGCCGAGCCCGGCGCGGTGCTGGTCCGCCAAGCGGCGAGACCGGCAACGAGCTTCATTCCCCGTGATCCAATTGACGGCGAGAGGGCGAATGGGAACGTCTATCGTTTCGTTGACAACAATCCGATCATTTATGTCGATCCATACGGTCTGTGGAAGATTGAGCGTAATGGCGAGCCCCGAGCGGTTGTTACCTCCGAGCAGGGCGATACGATTCAGACGCTTGCGGAGTTGGTGAAGCTTGAGCCAAGCGAATATAAACT
It encodes:
- a CDS encoding transglutaminase family protein, with product MSQSIPASHYDLLAMTPEQLAKIDVALVNLLCAKGLPGAENLDIPAILAKLDEWAAKVKFETLRHLYRVTDPRYAEHYNHSEARLRAEFIVQCLQEDCGVRYNPDRIYEPDFRDSRDMFLHGMLPGANGGTCASMPVMYVAIGRRLGYPMKLVATREHLFCRWDDGKERFNIEGATNGGVSYHPDEYYRSWPKPLSEADMATGVFLTSMSPEAELADFLHHRGMCMHQNGRLTEARAAFAEAHRLQPRDTNTFTALRVVCGAVPRPRYAQNPAAEAWQYGPRPPDPDDPTAQIYQQMTGPSVGTYGQPVQPGAPTQHQPGIPNYSGHPGVPGQPQQPGFAGQHQTGYPNASR